A region of Jonquetella anthropi DSM 22815 DNA encodes the following proteins:
- the rph gene encoding ribonuclease PH, translating to MRNNGRGACDLRKISLTLDVNRWAEGSCLVEWGETKVLCTASVDNKVPPFLRGSGQGWVTAEYAMLPRATSSRTVRESVKGRQSGRSMEISRLIGRSLRASVDLAQLGELTVTLDCDVLQADGGTRTASITGAFLALAGAVRSLIAGGRIAASPFRMPVAAVSIGKVDGQILTDLDYSEDSRAEVDFNVVGNGNGVFIELQGTGEGGTFSRSELNELLDCGENALAQITELQRKTMGVKDWGTFE from the coding sequence TTGAGGAACAACGGCCGGGGCGCCTGCGACCTGCGAAAAATCTCCCTGACGCTGGACGTCAATCGCTGGGCAGAAGGCTCATGCCTGGTCGAATGGGGCGAGACAAAAGTGCTCTGCACCGCGTCGGTGGACAACAAAGTTCCGCCGTTTCTGCGGGGAAGCGGGCAGGGCTGGGTGACAGCCGAGTACGCGATGCTTCCGCGGGCGACCAGTTCTCGGACGGTTCGGGAGAGCGTCAAGGGGCGCCAGTCGGGCAGGAGCATGGAAATCAGCCGGCTCATCGGTCGGTCCCTTCGTGCGTCGGTCGACCTGGCCCAGCTGGGAGAGCTGACAGTCACCTTGGACTGCGACGTTCTTCAGGCGGACGGCGGCACGAGAACGGCGTCGATCACCGGGGCTTTTCTCGCCTTGGCCGGAGCGGTCCGAAGCCTCATCGCCGGAGGGCGAATTGCCGCGAGTCCTTTCCGAATGCCGGTTGCTGCCGTCAGCATCGGCAAGGTCGACGGCCAGATCCTGACCGATTTGGACTACTCGGAGGACAGTCGGGCAGAGGTGGACTTCAACGTTGTTGGCAACGGGAACGGCGTTTTTATTGAGCTTCAGGGGACAGGCGAGGGCGGAACGTTCAGCCGAAGCGAACTGAATGAGCTGCTCGACTGCGGGGAAAACGCCTTGGCCCAAATCACGGAACTGCAGCGCAAAACTATGGG
- a CDS encoding GerMN domain-containing protein, with amino-acid sequence MTEREYRRRTMREERRTPWLIRWLAWSALILIFLAVGYYGSGALFKAMDQRGALPPDGVVSTVEEAKKILAESGPQSVAVGKSPDVKIYTLSAQGLATGNLKIISDRLETDVERTLNTVFASSSEQWLKGVTVRHLFRNGTALYVDLPQAFAAGLAELKPENASILVKGIVRTAIENFPSLKQVKFMIEGNWSQPINGLDLSSAWGLDS; translated from the coding sequence ATGACAGAACGAGAATACCGGCGCCGCACCATGCGGGAGGAACGCCGTACCCCATGGCTGATTCGCTGGCTGGCTTGGTCAGCTCTGATTCTGATTTTTTTGGCTGTAGGGTATTACGGCAGCGGGGCGTTGTTTAAGGCGATGGACCAGAGAGGGGCTCTGCCGCCTGACGGCGTCGTTTCAACCGTCGAGGAGGCCAAAAAGATTCTTGCCGAGTCGGGGCCGCAGAGCGTCGCGGTGGGCAAGTCGCCGGACGTTAAAATCTACACGCTGAGCGCGCAGGGGTTGGCGACAGGGAATCTGAAGATCATCTCTGACCGGTTGGAAACCGATGTGGAGCGGACGCTGAACACAGTTTTCGCCTCCAGCTCTGAACAGTGGCTCAAGGGCGTGACCGTTCGTCACCTGTTCCGGAACGGGACGGCTCTGTACGTGGATTTGCCGCAGGCTTTTGCCGCCGGACTGGCGGAGCTGAAGCCTGAGAACGCCTCGATTCTGGTGAAGGGAATTGTGCGGACGGCCATTGAGAACTTCCCGTCCCTCAAACAGGTCAAGTTCATGATCGAGGGCAACTGGAGCCAGCCGATCAACGGTTTGGACCTGTCATCGGCGTGGGGGCTGGACTCTTGA
- a CDS encoding N-acetylmuramoyl-L-alanine amidase, with amino-acid sequence MRRFGNLGALRRRGFFAWLALLTVLLVWGTLPVHAAVRELIQDGQTCGTVPVRDDGPSLMMALDVAAGLLSAHGTIQNGEFSAVLGDHQLRVVNGAAMAWTDFDIVAMPRTSVIDEEHCWVDADSGLRVLKNLLRKNKLPFALSWGKTKNVPDQSVPPPAADQTPHTPTGPTDGRKDAVRGAAPAPAPAGPSKQTSSKVSNIRWGRAGTGIRMVVDVEGSSSPDVQLSDGQMTATFAQATDRAVRAAKLAEPGVTVLLICGKEASLEVRFAGRTGRYFWLDNPKRLVLDIGSAQPSNKTQSTAETSPNSGKGKKAAVPSVAGSGATAGVSTGGAVSEGGPAKEAEAQDSDSVESVSASINRSAGRKTPVIPQQIQRPRPSHLPKPKRARPLVVVDPGHGGKDPGAMRGAYKEKIIALQIATRLKTELNKLGIDVQMTRTGDTYPTLSERPALANSLNASAFVSIHLNSVASKTNSTQGQEIYIMALPTDKDAMKLARIENADIMDNGKASADSRTDMLMTILGNMQQNAKISESTNLAEALYASGGQNGIIMRRVAQAPFAVLRGAAMPAVLIETGFITNPAEVKRLASAAYQQKIAVSVAKGLQQYFKDHPDQ; translated from the coding sequence ATGCGGCGCTTCGGTAACTTAGGCGCACTTCGGCGCCGGGGTTTTTTCGCCTGGTTGGCTCTGTTGACCGTCCTGCTCGTTTGGGGAACTCTGCCGGTTCATGCGGCGGTCAGAGAGTTGATTCAGGACGGTCAAACCTGCGGTACCGTTCCAGTGAGAGATGACGGCCCTTCTCTGATGATGGCGCTTGACGTCGCGGCGGGGCTGCTTAGCGCCCACGGAACGATCCAAAACGGCGAGTTTTCCGCCGTTTTAGGTGATCATCAGCTGAGAGTCGTGAATGGCGCCGCCATGGCGTGGACTGACTTCGATATCGTTGCCATGCCGCGAACCTCCGTGATTGACGAAGAACACTGCTGGGTGGACGCCGACAGCGGGCTGAGAGTTCTGAAAAATCTTCTCCGAAAGAATAAGCTTCCGTTCGCTCTGTCATGGGGAAAGACGAAAAACGTTCCCGACCAAAGTGTGCCGCCTCCGGCAGCAGATCAAACACCCCATACTCCGACAGGGCCGACCGACGGCCGGAAAGACGCGGTCCGTGGGGCAGCGCCAGCTCCTGCGCCGGCTGGGCCGTCAAAACAGACCTCTTCGAAGGTATCCAACATTCGATGGGGGCGGGCTGGTACGGGCATTAGAATGGTTGTGGACGTCGAAGGATCCAGTTCGCCGGACGTCCAACTCTCAGACGGACAGATGACCGCCACCTTCGCCCAAGCGACGGACCGGGCGGTTCGGGCCGCCAAGTTGGCCGAGCCGGGGGTGACGGTTCTTCTGATCTGCGGGAAGGAGGCGAGCCTTGAAGTTCGGTTCGCCGGGAGAACTGGCCGGTATTTTTGGCTTGATAACCCCAAGCGTCTCGTGCTGGACATTGGTTCGGCTCAACCGTCGAATAAAACCCAGTCGACCGCCGAAACGTCTCCGAATAGCGGAAAGGGGAAAAAGGCCGCTGTTCCATCGGTCGCGGGAAGCGGCGCCACTGCGGGCGTTTCGACCGGCGGGGCCGTCTCCGAAGGGGGGCCGGCGAAGGAGGCAGAAGCGCAGGATTCTGATTCAGTGGAGTCGGTGAGCGCTTCGATCAACCGCTCGGCGGGCAGAAAAACTCCCGTGATTCCCCAGCAGATTCAACGGCCGAGGCCGTCCCATCTGCCCAAGCCCAAACGGGCAAGGCCGCTGGTGGTCGTCGACCCTGGGCACGGCGGCAAGGACCCGGGCGCCATGCGCGGGGCCTACAAGGAAAAGATTATCGCCCTGCAGATAGCGACCCGTCTTAAAACCGAACTGAACAAGCTGGGCATCGACGTCCAAATGACCCGCACAGGCGACACGTATCCGACCCTTTCGGAGCGTCCCGCTCTGGCCAACTCGCTGAACGCCTCGGCGTTTGTGAGCATTCACCTGAACTCGGTAGCCAGCAAGACGAACTCGACGCAGGGGCAGGAGATTTACATCATGGCCCTGCCGACCGATAAAGATGCCATGAAACTCGCGAGAATTGAAAATGCCGATATAATGGACAACGGCAAAGCGTCAGCGGATTCCCGAACCGACATGCTGATGACGATTCTCGGAAACATGCAGCAGAACGCGAAAATATCGGAGAGCACGAATCTGGCTGAAGCGCTGTACGCCAGCGGGGGACAAAATGGTATTATCATGCGGCGGGTCGCTCAGGCGCCGTTTGCGGTCCTTCGCGGAGCGGCGATGCCGGCCGTTCTCATTGAAACAGGCTTCATCACGAACCCGGCAGAGGTGAAACGGCTTGCCTCGGCAGCGTACCAGCAGAAAATCGCCGTCAGCGTGGCGAAAGGGCTTCAGCAGTACTTTAAAGATCATCCTGATCAGTAA
- a CDS encoding GntG family PLP-dependent aldolase yields the protein MSDRVIDLRSDTVTCPDEPMRRAIFEARVGDAGYDDDPSVNELQEYAAFLVGKEKALFMPSGIMGNLVATMTHTRRGESALVGRNAHIYAYEAGGLSAVSGLLPRLLDDSSGCPSPDEIEGAVPEVNVHFAQATLLCLENTHNDCGGVAISPERMAEAAQAGRRKNLAVHLDGARLFNASVYWKIDVKAYTDQADSVQFCLSKGLGAPMGSMLCGSADFIAHAQFNRKRVGGEMREVGFMAAAGLYALRHNIDRLAEDHRMAAFLGKMLRGAGLPVEERECSTNMIYFPLPENSVTGDQFLARLQAAGVLGTTAGPKRIRLVTHMGINDSDVERAADVVAREYAALR from the coding sequence ATGAGCGATCGAGTAATTGACCTGCGTAGCGATACGGTCACCTGTCCTGATGAGCCGATGCGCCGGGCGATTTTTGAGGCTCGGGTGGGGGACGCCGGGTACGACGACGATCCGTCGGTGAACGAACTTCAGGAATACGCCGCGTTTCTTGTCGGCAAGGAGAAAGCCCTGTTCATGCCTTCGGGCATCATGGGGAACCTCGTCGCGACGATGACTCACACCCGCCGAGGCGAATCGGCGCTTGTGGGCCGCAACGCCCACATTTACGCCTACGAGGCCGGCGGGCTGAGCGCCGTTTCGGGGCTCCTGCCCCGACTGCTGGACGACTCGTCGGGCTGTCCGTCGCCAGACGAGATTGAAGGGGCCGTCCCAGAAGTAAACGTCCACTTTGCCCAAGCGACGCTTCTGTGCTTGGAAAACACTCATAACGACTGCGGCGGCGTGGCCATATCTCCGGAGCGGATGGCGGAAGCGGCCCAGGCCGGACGGCGGAAGAATTTGGCAGTTCACTTGGACGGAGCGAGGCTTTTTAACGCGTCGGTCTACTGGAAAATCGACGTGAAGGCCTACACGGATCAGGCGGATTCCGTTCAATTCTGTCTGTCCAAAGGGTTGGGCGCGCCGATGGGGTCCATGCTCTGCGGCTCGGCCGATTTCATCGCCCACGCCCAGTTCAACCGAAAACGGGTCGGAGGCGAGATGAGAGAGGTCGGCTTCATGGCCGCTGCCGGGCTATACGCCCTTCGGCACAACATCGACCGCCTAGCGGAAGACCACCGCATGGCCGCGTTTCTCGGCAAGATGCTTCGCGGCGCCGGCCTTCCGGTGGAAGAGAGGGAGTGCAGCACCAATATGATCTATTTCCCCCTGCCGGAGAACTCGGTCACAGGAGACCAGTTCTTGGCTCGACTGCAGGCCGCTGGAGTTCTCGGAACAACGGCCGGTCCGAAGCGTATTCGTCTGGTGACTCACATGGGAATTAACGACTCTGACGTGGAACGGGCGGCCGACGTGGTTGCACGGGAATATGCGGCGCTTCGGTAA